One segment of Cellulosilyticum sp. I15G10I2 DNA contains the following:
- a CDS encoding iron-siderophore ABC transporter substrate-binding protein, with protein MKLKLLNSILSVSLAYSLLLTGCANSNAYSDAAQAATTPIVTEIATTESEAIYPISIKHAFGETVIQTKPERVATIAWGNHDLPLALGVIPVGISKANYGVIDESGMLPWTAAKFKELGVDTPILFDDVAGLNFEAIADVQPDVILAAYSGITKEEYDLLSEIAPVVAYPSLPWQTFWRDQIIYDATGMGMQTEGEALIQELEQLITAKTSEYPQIQGKTAAFFYFNPADLGNFYVYLPNDPRAAYLLDLGMAVPESVSELAKEATSFAVPLSSENADLLYDIDMIITYGNDALLTALQADPLLGTIPAVKRGSVALIEDGTPLAASGTPSALSIPATIDEYLKVLGEAVNKVE; from the coding sequence ATGAAACTCAAACTATTAAACTCAATCCTATCAGTATCGCTTGCATACTCACTCCTCTTAACAGGATGTGCAAACTCAAACGCCTATTCCGATGCCGCTCAAGCTGCTACAACACCAATAGTAACAGAAATAGCCACTACAGAATCTGAGGCAATCTATCCTATTTCAATTAAGCATGCTTTCGGTGAAACGGTTATTCAAACTAAACCCGAACGTGTCGCTACGATAGCGTGGGGAAATCACGATCTTCCACTAGCATTAGGGGTGATTCCCGTAGGGATTTCCAAAGCTAACTACGGCGTGATAGATGAAAGCGGTATGTTACCTTGGACCGCTGCAAAATTTAAAGAATTAGGGGTTGATACGCCTATTCTCTTCGATGATGTCGCTGGCTTAAACTTTGAAGCCATTGCTGATGTTCAGCCAGATGTTATTTTAGCTGCATACTCAGGGATCACCAAGGAAGAGTATGATTTGTTAAGTGAAATTGCACCTGTAGTCGCTTATCCATCTCTTCCATGGCAGACATTCTGGCGTGATCAAATTATTTATGATGCAACAGGCATGGGCATGCAAACCGAAGGTGAAGCACTTATCCAGGAACTTGAACAATTAATCACAGCCAAAACAAGTGAATACCCTCAAATCCAAGGAAAAACTGCTGCATTCTTTTATTTTAATCCTGCAGACTTAGGTAACTTCTATGTTTACTTGCCTAATGACCCCCGTGCTGCATACCTCTTAGACTTAGGCATGGCAGTTCCTGAAAGTGTCTCTGAACTTGCTAAAGAAGCAACAAGCTTTGCAGTTCCACTAAGTTCAGAAAATGCGGATCTGCTTTATGATATTGATATGATCATAACTTATGGTAATGATGCTTTACTTACTGCTTTACAGGCAGATCCACTGCTTGGTACGATTCCTGCCGTTAAGAGAGGCTCTGTAGCCCTTATAGAAGATGGCACACCACTTGCAGCTTCTGGAACACCAAGTGCGCTCTCCATCCCTGCTACAATTGATGAATATCTTAAAGTTTTAGGAGAGGCAGTGAATAAAGTAGAATGA
- a CDS encoding FecCD family ABC transporter permease — protein MKTRKLILILIGSLLILSLCTLASLALGSKYIGFNEVIDTLIHSRKTTLNELIVHERIPRTVFGILAGAALGVSGALMQAITRNPIADPSILGVNTGASLSVVSGIAFFNIHAAHQYIWFALIGAAVTALFVFTIGSMGSGGATPIKLALAGAATSAALSSIVSAVILPRTDVMNVFRFWQVGSISGATWEGITTVLPFLLVGMILGILSSPSLDALALGDDVATGLGIRTGLVRFIGAFSGVLLCGAATALAGPIGFVGLMVPHTMRIICGPNLRLIIPMSAVGGAILLTVSDVVGRLIGSPSELEAGIVTAFLGAPILIIIAMRAKVRAL, from the coding sequence ATGAAGACCCGAAAATTAATCCTCATTTTGATTGGAAGTCTGCTGATTCTATCATTATGCACTTTAGCTTCTTTAGCTTTGGGATCGAAATACATAGGTTTTAATGAAGTCATTGACACTTTGATCCATTCTAGAAAAACAACCCTGAATGAACTCATTGTCCATGAAAGAATTCCAAGAACAGTTTTTGGCATCCTTGCCGGAGCTGCTCTTGGCGTTTCTGGAGCACTTATGCAAGCCATTACCCGTAATCCTATTGCAGATCCCAGTATATTAGGGGTCAATACTGGCGCCTCTTTATCTGTAGTGAGCGGCATAGCATTTTTTAACATTCATGCAGCACATCAATATATCTGGTTTGCTCTAATTGGAGCGGCTGTAACCGCACTATTTGTATTTACAATCGGCTCAATGGGCTCTGGAGGAGCTACACCCATTAAACTCGCTTTAGCAGGAGCAGCAACCAGTGCCGCCTTATCGTCTATAGTCAGTGCTGTCATTTTACCTCGTACAGACGTTATGAATGTTTTTCGATTCTGGCAAGTAGGAAGCATTAGCGGGGCAACTTGGGAAGGTATAACAACCGTTCTCCCCTTTCTTTTAGTCGGAATGATATTAGGTATCCTTTCCAGTCCATCATTAGATGCACTAGCCTTAGGTGATGATGTTGCCACGGGGCTCGGAATCCGTACAGGGCTAGTTCGGTTCATCGGGGCTTTTTCAGGCGTTCTATTATGCGGTGCTGCAACAGCCCTTGCTGGACCCATTGGTTTTGTCGGACTTATGGTTCCACATACGATGCGTATCATCTGTGGACCTAATTTACGTCTCATTATTCCTATGTCTGCTGTTGGGGGAGCAATCCTCTTAACCGTTTCAGATGTAGTTGGAAGGCTTATTGGCAGCCCAAGTGAATTAGAAGCAGGTATTGTCACCGCTTTTCTTGGTGCGCCAATATTGATCATTATAGCTATGAGAGCGAAGGTGCGCGCATTATGA
- a CDS encoding FecCD family ABC transporter permease, with amino-acid sequence MREKTANKILSGYHQRRLRWVVVTLILSILTLSLCVAALLLGNTFYPIDVVFRVLLGDQIQGASFTINTLRLPRMISGLLVGLAFGIAGSTFQTMLRNPLASPDIIGITSGSSAAAVFCILVLNASGSVVSITAVLSGLIVAALIYLLSRGGSFSGGRLILIGIGIQAMLNATISFLMLRASQYDVPAALRWLSGSLNGIRMSQIPSLACIVILFGILILLLGRYLKILELGEQSALTLGVRTDSIRLMLVLSSVFLIAFATAVTGPVSFVAFLAGPIATRLVGTGSANQFPAGLVGASLVIGADLIGQFAFNTRFPVGIITGILGAPYLLYLLIRMNQTGGSA; translated from the coding sequence ATGAGAGAAAAAACCGCTAATAAAATCTTATCAGGTTACCATCAAAGGCGATTGCGTTGGGTGGTAGTGACCCTTATTCTAAGTATTCTCACTTTATCTCTTTGTGTGGCAGCCCTCTTGCTTGGAAATACTTTTTATCCTATTGATGTTGTCTTTCGTGTTCTTCTCGGTGACCAAATACAAGGGGCATCCTTTACAATTAATACCCTTAGATTGCCAAGGATGATTTCAGGACTATTGGTTGGCCTAGCTTTTGGCATAGCCGGCAGCACATTTCAGACCATGTTAAGAAATCCCTTAGCAAGTCCTGACATCATAGGTATTACATCTGGTTCAAGTGCTGCCGCCGTTTTCTGTATTCTTGTTCTTAATGCCAGTGGGAGTGTGGTTTCCATAACAGCTGTTCTCTCAGGGCTGATAGTAGCTGCATTAATCTATTTGCTTTCAAGAGGCGGAAGTTTTTCTGGTGGACGTTTAATCCTCATTGGGATTGGTATTCAAGCCATGCTGAATGCCACGATCTCATTTCTAATGCTTAGAGCTTCCCAATATGATGTTCCTGCAGCTCTTAGATGGTTAAGCGGCAGCCTTAACGGTATCCGAATGTCACAAATACCAAGTCTTGCATGTATTGTCATTCTCTTTGGCATACTTATTCTTCTATTAGGGAGATATCTAAAAATACTTGAACTCGGTGAGCAATCTGCCCTCACCTTAGGAGTCAGAACAGATAGCATACGTCTCATGCTTGTCTTAAGTTCAGTCTTCTTGATTGCTTTTGCAACTGCTGTTACAGGCCCAGTTTCATTTGTTGCTTTTCTTGCGGGTCCGATTGCCACACGTCTTGTAGGCACTGGATCTGCGAACCAATTCCCTGCTGGTCTTGTAGGGGCAAGTTTGGTAATTGGGGCCGACTTGATCGGTCAATTTGCCTTTAATACAAGATTCCCTGTCGGAATCATTACAGGTATTCTTGGCGCACCTTATCTTCTCTATCTGCTTATCCGCATGAATCAAACAGGAGGTTCTGCATGA
- a CDS encoding ABC transporter ATP-binding protein, with product MKKTPILKTNHIVAGYDKKIIIDGIDITIPNNKISVIIGANACGKSTLLKTLARLIQPMSGEICLNNTQLKDISPKKLARVLGLLPQSPIVPEGIAVADLVARGRFPYQSFFKGLGHKDYEAVAEALDIMGISDLANRSVDELSGGQRQRVWIAMALAQQTDILLLDEPTTFLDITYQVEILDLLTDLNRKRGTTIVMVLHDINLSARYADYIFALHKGKLIAEGAPSAILSEALIKQVFDLDCSVISDPVSGTPFIVPKGRHHVKGAATSIPVVQIAR from the coding sequence ATGAAAAAAACACCTATACTTAAAACCAACCATATCGTTGCAGGGTATGATAAAAAGATTATTATTGATGGTATCGATATTACCATCCCGAACAATAAAATCAGTGTGATTATCGGTGCAAATGCCTGCGGTAAATCTACCCTGCTTAAAACATTGGCGAGGCTGATTCAGCCTATGTCAGGCGAAATTTGTCTTAATAACACTCAACTAAAAGATATATCCCCTAAAAAATTGGCTCGTGTATTAGGCCTGCTCCCGCAGTCCCCTATTGTACCAGAAGGCATCGCTGTAGCTGACCTAGTTGCCAGAGGCCGTTTTCCTTACCAATCTTTTTTTAAGGGACTAGGACATAAGGACTATGAGGCTGTTGCTGAAGCTTTAGACATAATGGGCATCTCAGACCTTGCCAACCGAAGTGTAGATGAACTTTCCGGCGGTCAGCGCCAAAGAGTGTGGATAGCCATGGCACTGGCCCAACAGACAGATATCCTGCTTTTGGATGAACCTACGACTTTCTTAGATATCACCTACCAAGTTGAGATTCTAGACCTACTAACAGACTTAAATAGAAAACGGGGTACCACCATTGTCATGGTACTCCATGATATCAATCTATCAGCACGATATGCTGATTATATCTTTGCCCTTCACAAAGGAAAATTAATTGCAGAAGGAGCTCCTTCCGCAATCCTAAGTGAAGCATTAATTAAACAAGTCTTTGATCTTGACTGCTCTGTAATTAGCGATCCTGTATCTGGCACACCCTTTATCGTACCCAAGGGACGACACCATGTGAAGGGTGCTGCTACTTCTATTCCAGTAGTCCAGATTGCTCGTTGA
- a CDS encoding LytR/AlgR family response regulator transcription factor has product MLRIAICDDEKAICAQLEYILEEISSSCLEEVEIEVFFSGEELYSYLMKNTYFDMIFLDIELKFMNGIDVGKKIREEMLNETTQIIYISAKDSYAMELFEVRPLNFLIKPLKAEKIKDVFTTALRLIKKNEQFFTYQVGQTSYKISIKDILYFESNDRKVNIITTRGVDTFYGSLVEIFKELEKYKFLNIHKSYLVNYTHIIRFEYSQVTLSNNKVLPISQSRRKTMRSLQFQLERNG; this is encoded by the coding sequence ATGTTGCGTATTGCTATTTGTGATGATGAAAAAGCTATTTGTGCACAGTTAGAATATATATTAGAAGAAATCAGTAGCTCCTGTTTAGAAGAAGTCGAAATAGAGGTGTTTTTCTCTGGCGAGGAATTATATAGTTATCTTATGAAAAATACTTATTTTGATATGATCTTTCTAGATATTGAGTTAAAATTTATGAATGGAATAGATGTAGGTAAAAAAATCAGAGAAGAAATGCTAAATGAAACAACCCAAATTATCTATATTTCTGCCAAAGACAGCTATGCCATGGAACTTTTTGAGGTCAGGCCTCTTAACTTTTTAATTAAACCTCTTAAAGCAGAAAAAATAAAGGATGTTTTTACAACAGCACTAAGACTTATAAAAAAGAATGAACAATTCTTTACTTATCAAGTTGGCCAAACTTCTTATAAAATATCTATAAAGGATATTTTATATTTTGAAAGTAATGATAGAAAAGTTAATATTATCACCACAAGGGGAGTAGATACATTTTATGGTTCCTTAGTTGAAATATTTAAAGAACTTGAGAAATATAAGTTTCTTAATATACATAAATCTTATTTAGTCAACTATACTCACATTATTAGGTTTGAGTACAGTCAAGTAACCCTCTCAAATAATAAAGTTCTGCCTATAAGTCAATCGCGGAGGAAAACTATGCGCTCATTACAATTTCAATTAGAAAGGAATGGTTAA
- a CDS encoding sensor histidine kinase: MDVFFKRDKTKRFVELISYTLYFFIISLLYLLVNIPIIMLLANIAAFFALSFNYKALLKSRIIAVSLMYMILMSIESIVGLLTGYFNFPIFLTNSYSSILGLVSVKFISYIVVLLMGHYKNIKKWVSIPNSYWLSIILIPLSALYIMLVLFQVNTVNIHQITICITLLLFINFIIFHLYDVLSTAFEERVEKILLKQQTQYYTKQFKLLKNSTENIKSIRHDLKNHLSVLESFIKKDQKDKALEHISQIISSSYAEKEYASSGNIDIDSILNFKLQEAKDKAIDIALELVIPIEINVTAFDMVVVLGNLLDNALYAADRLEKNKQITIKITYKKGILFIHIDNTFDGQVHYQGEQIVTLHTDSENHGIGLNNIRDVLQKYNGTIEIHHTENKFYVDVLMYV; the protein is encoded by the coding sequence ATGGATGTATTCTTCAAACGTGATAAAACTAAAAGATTCGTTGAACTTATAAGCTATACGCTTTATTTTTTTATAATAAGTTTATTATATTTATTAGTTAATATCCCTATTATTATGTTGTTAGCTAATATAGCAGCCTTTTTTGCACTTTCTTTTAATTATAAGGCATTACTAAAAAGCCGGATCATTGCAGTATCATTGATGTATATGATCTTAATGTCTATCGAGAGTATCGTTGGACTACTGACAGGCTATTTTAATTTCCCTATTTTTTTAACTAATAGCTACTCTTCTATTTTAGGTTTAGTAAGTGTAAAATTTATATCCTATATCGTTGTCTTATTGATGGGTCATTATAAAAATATAAAAAAGTGGGTGTCTATTCCTAACAGCTATTGGCTATCTATTATTCTCATCCCTTTAAGCGCTTTGTATATCATGCTTGTTCTATTTCAAGTAAACACAGTAAATATACACCAGATAACTATTTGTATTACATTATTACTATTTATCAACTTTATTATATTTCATTTATATGATGTGCTTAGCACTGCTTTTGAAGAAAGAGTTGAGAAGATCTTATTAAAACAGCAAACGCAATATTACACTAAACAATTTAAGCTGCTTAAAAATTCTACTGAAAATATTAAATCTATTCGCCATGATTTAAAAAATCATTTATCTGTTTTAGAATCTTTTATTAAAAAAGATCAAAAAGATAAGGCCTTAGAACACATCTCTCAAATTATCTCCAGTTCCTACGCCGAAAAAGAGTATGCGAGTTCTGGCAACATCGATATCGACAGCATTTTAAATTTTAAACTTCAAGAAGCCAAAGATAAAGCCATAGATATAGCTTTAGAATTAGTGATTCCTATTGAAATAAATGTTACAGCTTTTGATATGGTTGTTGTTTTAGGTAACTTATTAGATAATGCGCTATATGCTGCCGATAGACTAGAAAAAAATAAACAAATCACTATAAAAATTACCTATAAAAAAGGTATTTTATTTATTCACATAGATAATACATTTGATGGCCAGGTGCATTATCAAGGCGAACAAATCGTAACTCTACATACAGACTCAGAAAATCATGGCATAGGATTGAATAATATCAGAGATGTACTTCAAAAATATAACGGGACAATAGAGATACACCATACAGAAAATAAATTCTATGTAGATGTTTTAATGTATGTTTAG
- a CDS encoding cyclic lactone autoinducer peptide — MKKLMLKFGGVIASLALMVTTLNMNTNCMFIMHQPKLPKNAKKLRKF, encoded by the coding sequence ATGAAAAAGCTTATGCTTAAATTCGGAGGGGTGATCGCAAGTTTGGCCTTAATGGTAACTACACTTAATATGAATACAAACTGTATGTTTATCATGCACCAGCCAAAGCTGCCTAAAAATGCCAAGAAACTACGTAAATTTTAA
- a CDS encoding accessory gene regulator ArgB-like protein, whose product MTHLFERITDLFIHNGIISSEDKELYTYGLQQGLIIIANILTTLFIGLLLGMVWQSIVFMLSYIPLRSFAGGYHAKTQFKCYMLSIVLTTAVLLVIKLIPWTNFMIWSLALAAGTIILVFAPVANSNKPLNELEVNVYKKWTIIILLVELFFILLTMIFEMYEIGACIAISLFVLSNMLIIAKSNL is encoded by the coding sequence ATGACGCACCTGTTCGAGAGAATTACAGATCTATTTATTCATAATGGCATAATCAGCAGTGAAGATAAAGAGCTTTATACCTATGGATTACAGCAAGGATTAATTATAATTGCAAATATCCTTACAACGCTATTTATTGGATTGCTACTTGGAATGGTTTGGCAAAGTATAGTATTTATGCTATCCTACATTCCACTTCGTTCTTTTGCAGGGGGATACCATGCTAAAACACAGTTTAAATGCTATATGCTATCTATAGTGCTAACCACAGCAGTGCTTTTGGTCATAAAACTTATCCCTTGGACGAATTTTATGATATGGAGTTTAGCATTAGCAGCAGGAACTATTATCTTAGTTTTTGCTCCCGTAGCAAATAGTAACAAACCTTTAAATGAGTTAGAAGTAAATGTATACAAAAAATGGACAATTATTATTCTTTTAGTAGAATTGTTCTTTATATTGTTAACGATGATATTTGAAATGTATGAAATTGGAGCTTGTATAGCGATCTCACTTTTTGTACTAAGTAATATGCTTATAATTGCTAAATCCAACCTATAA
- a CDS encoding cyclic lactone autoinducer peptide encodes MKKLMLKFGGVIASLALMVTTLNMNTNCMFIMHQPKMPKNAKKLRKF; translated from the coding sequence ATGAAAAAACTTATGCTTAAATTCGGAGGCGTAATCGCAAGTCTGGCCTTAATGGTAACTACACTTAATATGAATACAAATTGTATGTTTATCATGCACCAGCCAAAGATGCCGAAAAATGCCAAGAAACTACGTAAATTTTAA
- a CDS encoding accessory gene regulator ArgB-like protein: MTHLFERITDLFIHNGIINSEDKELYTYGLQQGLIIIANILTTLFIGLLLGMVWQSIVFMLSYIPLRSFAGGYHAKTQFKCYMLSIVLTTAVLLVIKLIPWTNFMIWGLALSAGMLILIFSPLGDSNKPLDKIEISIYKRWTIIILLVEVCIVLLTVILSLYQIGACIAISLFVLSNMLIIAKLNL; encoded by the coding sequence ATGACGCACCTGTTCGAGAGAATTACAGATCTATTTATTCATAACGGCATAATCAACAGTGAAGATAAAGAGCTTTATACCTATGGATTACAGCAAGGATTAATTATAATTGCAAATATCCTTACAACGCTATTTATTGGATTGCTACTTGGAATGGTTTGGCAAAGTATAGTGTTTATGCTATCCTACATTCCACTTCGTTCTTTTGCAGGGGGATACCATGCTAAAACACAGTTTAAATGCTATATGCTATCTATAGTGCTAACCACAGCAGTGCTTTTGGTCATAAAACTTATCCCTTGGACGAATTTTATGATATGGGGTTTAGCATTATCAGCCGGAATGCTCATCTTAATATTTTCACCGCTGGGGGATAGTAATAAGCCTTTAGATAAAATAGAAATCAGTATATATAAAAGATGGACAATTATTATTCTCTTAGTAGAAGTATGTATTGTACTCTTAACAGTAATATTGAGCTTGTATCAAATAGGCGCTTGTATAGCAATTTCACTTTTTGTTCTAAGCAATATGCTTATAATCGCTAAACTTAACCTATAA
- a CDS encoding MutS-related protein yields the protein MIFLLDEIFRGTNSKDRIIGAKSVISNLNKEWIIGLVSTHDYELCNMKESYPTKIRNFHFTEHYINNEIRFDYTFKRRKVLFQ from the coding sequence ATGATTTTCTTATTAGATGAAATATTTAGAGGAACCAACTCAAAAGACAGGATTATTGGAGCTAAAAGTGTGATCAGTAATCTAAACAAAGAGTGGATTATTGGCCTTGTATCTACTCATGATTATGAATTATGTAATATGAAGGAATCTTATCCAACAAAAATCAGAAACTTCCACTTTACGGAGCATTATATAAATAATGAAATTCGATTTGATTATACATTTAAAAGGCGGAAGGTGTTATTCCAGTAA
- a CDS encoding MBL fold metallo-hydrolase gives MLNFLGTGSAFNTELGNNSAFVKKETSLILIDCGGTVFHRLQQLKLLEVIKNLYIIITHMHPDHVGSLGDVIFYNHYILKNKVNLIYPNKEHMEQFLLSIGVRGEMYRLISGAEIEVEDEQFRKFSIEYGPVSHTDTIEAYSFMLQLEGKIIYYSGDSNNISLQVLNKLEQGEIDSFYQDTCGLDYEANPHLSFNTLKQLIGKPYREKVYCMHLDQHLQKEEILKEGFNIAEVYK, from the coding sequence ATGCTTAATTTTCTTGGAACAGGTAGTGCTTTTAACACGGAACTAGGAAACAATAGTGCCTTTGTAAAAAAAGAAACCAGTCTTATTTTGATTGACTGCGGAGGAACAGTTTTTCATAGGTTGCAACAATTAAAGTTATTAGAGGTCATAAAAAACTTATATATTATCATTACACATATGCACCCTGACCATGTAGGCAGCCTTGGAGATGTTATATTCTATAATCACTATATTTTAAAAAACAAGGTCAATCTCATTTATCCAAACAAAGAGCATATGGAACAGTTTTTACTAAGTATAGGTGTGAGAGGAGAAATGTACCGTCTGATTAGCGGTGCTGAAATAGAGGTTGAAGATGAACAATTCAGGAAGTTTAGTATAGAATATGGACCGGTTTCCCATACTGATACAATAGAAGCCTATAGTTTTATGTTGCAATTAGAAGGGAAAATAATCTACTATAGCGGAGACTCTAATAATATAAGCTTACAAGTACTTAACAAGCTTGAACAAGGAGAAATAGATAGCTTCTATCAGGATACTTGCGGATTGGATTATGAAGCTAATCCACATTTGTCTTTTAATACGCTTAAGCAATTAATAGGTAAACCTTATAGAGAAAAGGTCTACTGCATGCATTTGGATCAACATCTCCAGAAAGAAGAAATTTTGAAAGAGGGTTTTAATATAGCTGAAGTATATAAGTAA
- a CDS encoding SanA/YdcF family protein — MKRIPKKLVIRLFSIGVLAAALIGTSIIGISFIVVQSTKQKIVAINEAEKADCILILGAYVRPTGAPSEMLKDRLVKGYEVFSAKKAPKFLLSGDHGQKFYDEVNSMRDFIEAKGVDKELIFLDHAGFSTYESLYRTRDIFEANKVIIVTQAYHLPRALYIAEKMGIEAQGVPAEHFEYSGMAKFKTREVAARVKDFMLVNIIKPKPTYLGEAIPVSGSGTATHDK; from the coding sequence ATGAAAAGAATTCCAAAGAAATTAGTGATCAGGCTATTTAGTATAGGCGTTTTAGCAGCAGCTTTAATAGGGACAAGTATTATCGGTATTAGTTTTATAGTTGTGCAAAGTACAAAGCAAAAGATAGTGGCTATTAACGAGGCAGAAAAAGCTGATTGTATCTTAATTTTAGGAGCCTATGTAAGACCCACCGGTGCTCCAAGTGAGATGTTAAAGGATAGATTAGTAAAAGGATATGAAGTTTTTAGTGCAAAAAAGGCGCCAAAGTTTTTATTAAGTGGCGATCATGGACAAAAATTTTATGATGAAGTGAATAGTATGAGGGATTTTATAGAAGCAAAGGGTGTAGATAAAGAACTCATTTTTTTAGATCATGCAGGCTTTAGTACTTATGAGAGCCTTTATAGAACAAGAGATATCTTTGAAGCTAATAAAGTTATTATTGTTACACAAGCGTATCATCTGCCTAGGGCGTTATATATAGCAGAAAAAATGGGGATAGAGGCGCAAGGCGTTCCAGCAGAACACTTTGAATATAGCGGGATGGCAAAGTTTAAAACGCGAGAAGTGGCGGCGAGAGTAAAAGATTTTATGTTGGTTAATATTATTAAACCCAAACCAACTTATCTAGGAGAAGCAATTCCTGTAAGCGGAAGTGGGACAGCCACACATGATAAGTAA